The Alosa alosa isolate M-15738 ecotype Scorff River chromosome 11, AALO_Geno_1.1, whole genome shotgun sequence sequence AGACTCACCAGCTCTGGACTTGGCAGGCGACGGAGCTCTCTGTGGCttggcagcaggaggaggagaaaccagattttcacatttcacatttccGAGCCGTTTTGCAACGGTGGCCTGGTGTGACTCGCTGAGGAGACAGAGGACGTAGAGGGAGACTGGTGGTGGACCTGCGGCAGTCTTCTTCCTCTTGTCTCTGGCTAGGGACACTCCTCATTTCTCCGTggacgggtgtgtgtgttgtttctggCCTCGGACACTCCATTCTCCTGTCTCTGTGGaccggtgtgtttgtgtgtgtgtgtgtgtgtgtgtgtgagtgtgtgtgtgtggctgagtgtGCCCGGGGACAGGGTGGGGACAGTGGCAGGGGCCGGCGCATGGCAGTGGGGGGGGCGCATGTCGCCAGGGGAGGGCAGGGGCTCTGGCTGGGGGTCCGGCTGGGGCTGGGGAGCATGGGTGCGGGTGGCACAGAGACCCGGGGACCTGCGCCCGCTCCTCGGGAGCGTGGCCGCTAGCGGTGGCGGCGGCGCTGGGGAGAGGAGCGGCCGTGGCGGGCAGTGGCCTCCGCTGCTCGCTGCGCGTCTGGGTGCTGCTGGCCACCCtgggcctcctcttcctcacctcgCTGCTATTCTCACTGTCGCTGCGCGGGGGTGCCGCTGCACTGCCCTACCTGGACGCTCAGGGCTGGGAGGAGGCCCGCCGGGTCAAGCTTCGTGCCAAACTACGCGGGTGCGCACCGACCCGGCCCGTTGGACAGCGCCCAGCAGAAGACCTGCGCCTGCCCGCGCTGCGTGGCCGACCCGGGCGTCTCCGACTGGTTCGATGAGAACTACGACCCCGACATCTCGCCCGTGTGGACGCGGGACAACATCCAGCTGCCCTCAGACGTCTACTACTGGTGGGTGGTAAGTCACCCAGCCACGGGGCTGTTTTGTCTTCTAAGTGCTTTGTTTTAGAGTAGTAGGCATAGAGTAGTACAGAGCTCTATGGTATGTCTCATTgcattttaaaggttttaaaggAGTAGTCTTTAAATTGTATAGGATTTTATGGAGTAGTATGTTATGCGTGGAGTAGTTTACAGCTTTACGCATCCGTGCTTTGTACAGATAATGTGATCAGTGTCCTGTCTTCAAACTGCTGTGTTGGGGGGTAGTAGCCCAGGCTTTCTATTCAGATGCATTGTAAAGGTTTAATGTCGTCTATCttacctcccctcccctcccgctCCGTTCTCTCGCAGGGTTAGTGGGTTTTTCAGGAAGTGCTGAGTCCGCTGGTTCCCAGTGAggttggggaggggggagggggaagacCAGAGGCTGGGTCATTTCTGAAGAGGACATGAGTAATGTCTGAACATGAAAAAGCATCAGCCCACAGCTCACATAGCTCCTCGTTATAGGCAAGAAAACACAGCTGCCTCTGGTCAGCAGTCACTCTGGAAAACATGAGCAACACAGATTACATCATTAGAGGTAGTCAAGTTTGAGTGCGGACTTCCGCTTCGTCGCCAGAAGTGAACTTTGTTAGGCTGTGTTGTGTTCTTTTTTACGTAACACTCGTGGCTGTTCCGTCCGTCCTTGGGTTAACCCTCCTCACTGAAAGAGAGACGATCGGCTGATGCACAAAACTGCAAACTCAGACGGTCCTCACGGGCAGAACGTTGCCAAGCAAGTAAATAATGCATAGTAAATGTGTGAGGGGGGAGGATGAAAGATGCAATGCAAGGCgcgtgggggagagagaaggaaaaggagaGCCCTAGAGATGTCAAATCAGAGGTCAGGCTTAGTCCTGACAAACTCTTGAAAGCGTGTTGCGATCTCGGCAGTGTCCTCCTCACTGGCCGGCGGGCCCCGGCGCGCACCGCGGGGACCTCTTGCATCAGCTTTCCCCATGTGCTCCCCCCGCTGCttagagacgtgtgtgtgtgtaagtgtgtgtgtgtgtgtgtgtgtgtgtgtgtgtgtgtgtgtgtgtgtgtgtgtaagtgtgtgtgtgtgtgcgtgtgtgtgtgtgtgtgtgtgtgtgtgtgtgtgtgtgtctggttctGGCGTCATTGTCAGGGAGGAGCACACAAGGCAGCAGGAGCAGAGCAAGAGTGGGGCCCCGGTGCCAGACGCAACATCTGCCAAGAATTAGTGGCCCCTGCAGAGAGCTAGTGGGCAGAGCCAGAAGCTGGCATCTGagaaagagcgagggagagagagggagagagagggagcgggagggagggagggagagaggaagggaagaggTAGGAGAGAGGGGAATGAGAGCAGGGGGGAGAGTGAAAAAGGAGTGGgagtgggatagagagatggagcaggagagtgggagagggaggagggacagaggaaaagagagatagtgaaggaagagaaatgagagatggagagggggagacagaggggaaaaagagaggaagggagagagagatagagaaggggagaaagataaagtaatagagagagaaatagaggggcgtcacagagaaggagaaagagaagaagagagagggggtgacacagaaaaggaaagagaggaagggagaggtgggggcagggagggggggtgggaaGGGAGATGAAAGGAAGGGATTGCCAGTGGGAGCTGGAGTGGAATTGTAATGCAGACTCTGGcttgttttattgtgtgtgtgtgtgtgtgtgtgtgtgtgtgtcgtgtgtgtgtgtgtgtgtgtgcgtgggtgcgtgtgtgtgtgtgtgtgtgtgtggtgtgtgtgcatgggtgcgtgtgtgtgtgtgagagtgtgtgtgtgtgtgtgtgggggggttatgACACTCGTGtcatgtgtgagtttgtttgtttgtttgtttatgtgttgagGGCAGGTGTTTTGTTACTGTGAAATATGACAGAGGTACTCTGCCACCATCTCTtagtactctctctctttttctcgcccactctctctcctgcactctgCCACCTCCTCTCTTAATCTTTcgttctcctccctccttccctttctGCCATCTCTCAATGTCTTTATCTCTTCCTCcacattttttctctccctcttttttctgcCATAGTCTCTTtccccactttctctctgttcctctatctctcttcctctattgaGCGAGGGTGGGGAGGATGGACAAGTAGTTTATATGAAGTAGTCTTTGTTTTCGTTCAGGATGTTTATATGAGGTCTAATATAATGCCCAGGATGTCATCATTTCTAATTTGTTACAATGGGACGATAATATCCTGAAGATTGATTCAATAAATGGGTGTTAaacctctttttcttcctctctctctctctctttctatgatttcttatcctttctttctctccctctatctctctatctctctctttcttcctccctctcttattatctctctctctctctcccctcagatGCTGCAGCCTCAGTTTAAGCCCCACAGCATTCAGCAGGTGTTGCTGCGACTCTTCCAGGTGATCCCTGGCCGCTCCCCCTACGGTTCCTGGGACCCAGGCCGCTGCCTGCGCTGCGCCGTGGTGGGGAATTCTGGGAACCTGCGCGGAGCCGGCTATGGGACGCTCATCGACAAACACAACTACATCATGAGGTACCAGACGAGACGAAGCAGGGCAGGGGCAGTAAGGGAACGTAGAGGGAAGGGGAAAGTAAACAAGCTCTGATTAAAGGGGCAGTCTGCGTATTTAGCCAGTGTACTGGGTTTAAATTGTGCACCGCACCTTTAGAGAAGAacagaggggaaaggagagatagaaagaaagggagacgTGTACTGAACCGGAGAAAAGCAAATGGCTCCGTCACGGTCCTGTGATGTGGACGGATATGTTTGGGTTTTTTCCTTCAATCTGATTGATTGCTCTCTGTGGAACTTGTTCCCACCCACGCTTTTGATGTGCAAAGACGCGAGTGAaaagcagagaagagagagagagagagagagagagagagagagaggtgtgaatGTGATGAGAGAGCTGAGAAGGCTCAGTCAGGCTCTGTTGAgtcagacgagagagagagagagagagagagagagagagagagagagagagagagagagagagagagagagagagagagagagagagagagagaagcagctcTAATGTCCTCCCCAAGAGACATGCTGGGGTGTTAAAGACTTCCTGCTCTGGTGGAGAAATCGAAAGCAGGGCACAGGGCATGAAAGATGACAAAagaacgagggagagaaagggcgGAGTGGAGGTGTGTCTGCAGCAGTGCTGCCATtgatctgtctccctctctctctctcaccaccccctctctttctctctccatctccccctctccccttctctccccatcttcctctctctctctttctttccatctccctctctatctccatctatctttctctctttgacAGTTACCTTTTGAAACTTAAAAGTCAAAAAGTCACTActttccatctctcactctctttctctctccacctcattTCATTCTtgtcttttaaaaaatatgataatattacttttttaaaattcAAACTATTTTCTAGTTTAGCCATGCCAAGTGCCCTCTTGGCACTATTGTAAATGAGGGTGAGTTTTCCTGGGGCTTCTAATAAAGGCTCTAATGAGATGGCCCCCTGTACAACCAACCAGTaggccagctctctctctccctgtgcccCCTCAGCAGCGCTACGGTGTCTGCTGGCCCGTTGATGGCCGCTGGTCTCATTTACCCAGGTGGGAGCCACACATGGGTTAGCTGCACAGATGAGGGTGATGAAGGTAAATGGCTCTGGCTACCTAGGAGGGCAATCAGACTCAATTTGTATGCAAATTGTAGCTTAGCTGCCCGatctgtttgtctttttttcaacCTCCGTCATAGCCATTAGTTCCTTGAGCCAATTCTTCTGAGCCAACTTATTATTACCAAGTCTTATTGGtaattaatctctctctctctctctcatcctttaaGGGTGTATTGTtacaaatgtatttcaattatgTTTTTTGATGAATAGTAGC is a genomic window containing:
- the st3gal2 gene encoding LOW QUALITY PROTEIN: CMP-N-acetylneuraminate-beta-galactosamide-alpha-2,3-sialyltransferase 2 (The sequence of the model RefSeq protein was modified relative to this genomic sequence to represent the inferred CDS: deleted 2 bases in 2 codons): MSPGEGRGSGWGSGWGWGAWVRVAQRPGDLRPLLGSVAASGGGGAGERSGRAGSGLRCSLRVWVLLATLGLLFLTSLLFSLSLRGGAAALPYLDAQGWEEARRVKLVPNYAGAHRPGPLDSAQQKTCACPRCVADPGVSDWFDENYDPDISPVWTRDNIQLPSDVYYWWVMLQPQFKPHSIQQVLLRLFQVIPGRSPYGSWDPGRCLRCAVVGNSGNLRGAGYGTLIDKHNYIMRINLAPTVGFEEDVGSRTTHHFMYPESAKNLAANVSFVLVPFKTLDLLWITSALSTGQIRFTYAPVKQFLRVDKDKVQIFNPAFFKYIHDRWTRHHGRYPSTGMLVLFFALHVCDEVNVFGFGADSRGNWHHYWEQNRYSGEFRKTGVHDADYEAQIIDSLAKAGKITVFPGK